A region from the Kineothrix sp. IPX-CK genome encodes:
- a CDS encoding MFS transporter → MRNWRGVAMSDNKKYTIKYAAVQGFYWAAFCSLLGFTAIFLLDRGYTNSEIGIIIALSNVAAVFLQPMIASLADKYEKITLKGIIWVGAAIILLTSAGLTIGVGASFLVSAFITFSLIGIMVIQPFVNTMSVQLEERGIFINFGVCRACGSFCYAMVSTVMGVLLKYNPTALIPFSAAILTLGLFASVGVLAAHKGEWKAGRLNKKKDAQEKKAQGLVSFLVSHKKFFVFLIGITFIFYYHVLSCNFLYQIIENVGGDSASMGVASSISAVMELPAMIFFIKLVQRVSCKTLLRISGLFFAVKSILYFMAGSVGMIYAAQLFQAGGYALFIPASVYYVSKLLDRADMVKGQSLVTTAITLGGVFASVVGGKMLDDYGAGMTLLVGAVVAVIGVISMSVSVEDV, encoded by the coding sequence ATGAGAAACTGGAGGGGAGTGGCGATGTCCGACAATAAAAAATATACGATAAAATATGCGGCTGTCCAAGGATTCTATTGGGCAGCTTTTTGCTCTTTATTAGGATTTACTGCGATATTCCTGCTGGATAGGGGATACACCAATTCGGAGATAGGAATCATTATAGCTTTGTCTAACGTGGCCGCTGTGTTTTTGCAGCCAATGATCGCGAGTCTCGCAGATAAATATGAGAAAATAACCTTGAAGGGAATCATATGGGTGGGGGCAGCGATCATCTTACTGACGTCGGCGGGGCTTACTATTGGCGTCGGGGCGTCGTTTCTGGTGTCGGCTTTTATTACGTTTTCGCTCATAGGTATCATGGTGATCCAGCCTTTTGTGAATACGATGTCCGTACAGCTGGAGGAAAGAGGGATCTTTATCAATTTCGGAGTATGCAGGGCTTGCGGTTCTTTTTGTTATGCAATGGTATCCACCGTGATGGGGGTCTTACTAAAATATAATCCTACCGCCTTGATACCTTTTTCCGCGGCGATTCTCACGCTGGGTCTGTTTGCCAGCGTAGGTGTTCTGGCAGCACACAAAGGGGAATGGAAAGCGGGGAGATTAAATAAGAAAAAAGATGCGCAGGAAAAGAAAGCGCAAGGCCTGGTCTCTTTCTTGGTATCCCATAAGAAATTTTTTGTTTTCCTAATTGGAATCACGTTTATTTTTTATTATCATGTACTTAGCTGTAATTTCTTATATCAGATTATCGAGAATGTAGGCGGCGACAGCGCGAGTATGGGAGTAGCAAGCTCTATTTCAGCAGTAATGGAGCTGCCGGCTATGATATTTTTCATAAAACTGGTGCAGAGGGTAAGCTGCAAGACCTTGCTTCGGATATCCGGCCTCTTTTTTGCTGTGAAAAGTATCCTGTATTTTATGGCAGGGTCAGTCGGCATGATTTATGCAGCTCAGTTATTTCAGGCGGGAGGCTATGCGCTGTTCATTCCGGCCTCTGTTTATTACGTGAGCAAGCTGCTCGACAGGGCGGATATGGTGAAGGGACAGTCTCTCGTGACGACAGCAATCACGCTGGGCGGGGTGTTCGCCAGTGTGGTTGGCGGAAAGATGCTGGATGATTATGGTGCCGGCATGACACTTTTGGTAGGAGCTGTGGTGGCTGTAATAGGAGTTATCAGCATGAGTGTATCGGTGGAAGATGTCTGA
- a CDS encoding MFS transporter: protein MKLNYRRTVLIGLAFLSISGFWQIYDSIIPLMLQNTFHLGETLTGTLMAMDNVLAIFLLPLFGLLSDKADTRIGKRMPFIVGGTLFAVTFLMILPIADSEENLILFLVIMFALLLSMGLYRSPAVALMPDLTPNRLRSKANAIINLMGAVGGVYALLMIKFLVGPGKRPDYFPLFVSIGGLMFVAVAVLFFAIREKKVAALVEAEVEAYEAESGEIIDAAVGETKEDVAKEAMPKDVKRSMVFLLASIFLWFAAYNAVTTAFSRYTGVVWNMEGGGFADCLMVATVAAILSYIPIGSIASRIGRKKTIMGGIVVMSACYFAAIFAGTYHPAINIAFALIGIGWAAINVNSYPMIVEMSRGNDIGKSTGTYYTFSMAAQIFTPILSGFLLESISYRTLFPYAFLFSAAAFLTMMQVRHGDSKPVKKKAALENFDLDD, encoded by the coding sequence ATGAAATTAAATTATAGGAGAACGGTTCTTATTGGACTGGCGTTTCTGTCCATATCCGGTTTCTGGCAGATATATGACAGCATTATCCCGCTGATGCTCCAGAACACATTTCATCTGGGTGAGACACTGACAGGTACGCTGATGGCTATGGATAACGTACTGGCCATCTTTTTACTGCCGTTGTTCGGGCTGCTTTCCGACAAGGCGGATACGAGAATAGGAAAAAGGATGCCGTTTATCGTAGGCGGAACGTTGTTTGCGGTAACCTTTCTCATGATTCTTCCTATAGCGGACAGCGAAGAAAACCTGATTTTATTTCTTGTGATTATGTTTGCACTTCTGCTTTCCATGGGGTTGTATCGTTCTCCCGCAGTAGCGCTCATGCCGGATCTGACGCCAAACCGTTTGCGAAGTAAGGCGAATGCGATCATCAATTTGATGGGGGCCGTAGGTGGTGTCTATGCGCTGCTTATGATAAAGTTTCTCGTGGGTCCAGGCAAACGCCCGGATTATTTTCCGCTGTTTGTCAGCATAGGCGGTCTGATGTTCGTTGCAGTTGCCGTACTGTTTTTCGCCATTAGGGAGAAGAAGGTTGCGGCTTTGGTGGAAGCGGAGGTAGAGGCTTATGAGGCGGAAAGCGGAGAGATTATCGACGCGGCGGTTGGGGAGACGAAAGAGGATGTTGCGAAAGAAGCTATGCCGAAGGATGTTAAGCGAAGCATGGTTTTCCTTTTGGCTTCGATTTTCCTATGGTTTGCAGCTTATAATGCAGTAACCACTGCATTTTCCAGATACACGGGAGTTGTGTGGAATATGGAGGGAGGAGGCTTTGCGGATTGTCTGATGGTAGCGACGGTGGCGGCTATACTCAGCTACATTCCCATCGGAAGTATTGCGAGCAGGATAGGGCGTAAAAAGACGATAATGGGTGGCATTGTTGTGATGAGTGCATGTTATTTCGCGGCGATATTTGCAGGCACCTATCATCCGGCGATCAATATAGCCTTTGCGCTTATCGGTATAGGATGGGCGGCCATCAATGTGAATTCTTACCCTATGATCGTGGAGATGAGCAGGGGAAACGACATCGGCAAATCCACGGGAACCTATTATACCTTTTCTATGGCGGCGCAGATATTTACCCCGATTCTGTCGGGCTTCTTATTAGAGAGCATTTCCTATAGGACATTGTTCCCTTATGCATTTCTATTTTCGGCGGCGGCCTTTCTTACGATGATGCAGGTGCGCCATGGAGATTCCAAGCCGGTGAAAAAGAAGGCAGCATTGGAGAACTTCGATTTAGACGATTAA
- the groL gene encoding chaperonin GroEL (60 kDa chaperone family; promotes refolding of misfolded polypeptides especially under stressful conditions; forms two stacked rings of heptamers to form a barrel-shaped 14mer; ends can be capped by GroES; misfolded proteins enter the barrel where they are refolded when GroES binds), with translation MAKELKNGAEARAALEVGVNKLANTVRVTLGPKGRNVVLDKSFGAPLITNDGVTIAKEIELEDAFENMGAQLVKEVATKTNDVAGDGTTTATVLAQAMVNEGIKNLAAGANPIILRKGMKKATECAVEAIAKMSSKVNGKEQFARVAAVSSGDEEVGQMVADAMEKVSGDGVITIEESKTMLTELDLVEGMQFDRGYISAYMATDMDKMEAVLDDPYILITDKKLSSIQEILPLLEQVVQSGAKLLIVAEDVEGEALTTLIVNKLRGTFNVVAVKAPGYGDRRKAMLEDIAILTGGQVISEELGLDLKETTMAQLGRAKSVKIQKENTVIVDGEGNKEAIQARIAQIKNQIEETTSDFDKEKLQERLAKLAGGVAVIRVGAATETEMKEAKLRMEDALNATRAAAEEGIIAGGGSAYIHASKEVEKLAETLDGDEKTGAKIVLKALDAPLFHIAANAGLEGAVIINNVRESKVGIGFDALKEKYVDMVAEGILDPAKVTRSALQNATSVASTLLTTESVVANIKEDAPAMPAGGMGGMM, from the coding sequence ATGGCAAAAGAATTGAAAAATGGTGCAGAAGCCCGTGCAGCTTTGGAAGTCGGCGTTAATAAGCTGGCAAATACGGTAAGAGTAACTTTGGGACCGAAAGGAAGAAATGTAGTTCTCGATAAATCCTTTGGAGCGCCTCTCATCACAAATGACGGCGTTACGATTGCGAAGGAAATTGAGCTGGAGGATGCCTTCGAAAATATGGGCGCACAGCTCGTAAAGGAAGTTGCTACGAAGACGAACGATGTAGCAGGCGATGGTACTACCACAGCGACAGTACTGGCTCAGGCTATGGTAAATGAAGGAATTAAGAATCTTGCGGCGGGTGCTAACCCGATTATCTTGAGAAAAGGTATGAAGAAAGCTACGGAATGTGCGGTAGAAGCTATTGCGAAGATGAGCTCCAAGGTAAACGGAAAAGAGCAGTTTGCCAGAGTAGCAGCAGTTTCCTCCGGCGATGAGGAAGTGGGCCAGATGGTAGCGGACGCTATGGAGAAAGTATCCGGCGACGGAGTTATCACCATCGAGGAGTCCAAGACGATGCTGACAGAACTGGATCTGGTAGAAGGTATGCAGTTCGACAGAGGATATATTTCCGCGTACATGGCGACGGATATGGATAAGATGGAAGCTGTTTTGGATGATCCTTACATTCTTATTACGGATAAAAAGCTTTCCAGCATTCAGGAGATCCTGCCTTTATTAGAGCAGGTGGTACAGTCCGGCGCGAAATTACTTATTGTTGCAGAGGATGTGGAAGGCGAGGCGCTTACGACTTTGATCGTAAATAAGCTGCGCGGCACCTTCAATGTAGTTGCGGTAAAGGCACCGGGATATGGAGACAGAAGAAAAGCGATGCTTGAGGATATCGCGATTCTTACCGGCGGTCAGGTGATCAGCGAAGAGCTGGGATTAGATTTAAAAGAAACTACGATGGCTCAGTTAGGCCGTGCGAAATCTGTTAAGATACAGAAGGAAAATACAGTAATTGTTGACGGCGAAGGCAATAAAGAAGCGATTCAGGCTAGAATTGCTCAGATTAAAAACCAGATTGAAGAAACAACTTCGGACTTTGACAAAGAAAAGTTACAGGAACGTCTGGCAAAACTGGCGGGCGGCGTAGCTGTTATCCGTGTAGGAGCGGCTACGGAAACGGAAATGAAAGAAGCGAAGCTGCGCATGGAGGATGCTCTTAATGCGACGAGAGCGGCTGCGGAGGAAGGTATCATCGCAGGCGGTGGTTCTGCATACATCCACGCTTCTAAGGAAGTTGAAAAGCTTGCGGAGACTTTGGACGGCGACGAGAAGACAGGCGCTAAGATCGTTCTGAAGGCTTTGGATGCTCCTTTATTCCATATTGCTGCAAACGCAGGTCTTGAAGGTGCAGTAATTATCAATAATGTGAGAGAGTCTAAAGTAGGTATAGGCTTTGATGCTTTGAAAGAAAAATATGTGGATATGGTTGCCGAAGGCATCCTCGACCCGGCAAAGGTAACGAGAAGCGCGCTTCAGAACGCTACCAGTGTAGCATCCACACTCCTTACTACCGAATCTGTTGTAGCGAACATCAAGGAAGATGCTCCCGCTATGCCGGCAGGAGGAATGGGCGGAATGATGTAA
- a CDS encoding diguanylate cyclase domain-containing protein: protein MNYDTVSFENRIKENIKSYTVKSLFTIDYLMEFFSTIAEEFGVEILLTDRYGEKVLEIGDFSGFSPDVINAPGIDLQICGYTVGYWYVRYNKVAGEKLANAEKLLDAAFSLLTRLGTETYMGREAVSYMERMDKKSEKERYQGGCNMKEDVLTGVCSKAYIESRMNVLDRSEVVPVAVALININDWKFVYDKFGVEKSDSLIQLVASIVMNEARAEYIIGRIEGDVFLVLIPMAEENEAEEYCRRVQEACLAYEGDTVLAPSVAVGFVIKTNVEEHIQDLISDAEYEMLQNKMEIKSAVGYRERLERGL from the coding sequence ATGAATTATGATACAGTTTCTTTTGAAAATAGAATAAAGGAAAACATTAAGAGCTATACGGTTAAAAGTTTATTCACTATTGATTATCTTATGGAATTTTTCAGTACGATTGCCGAAGAATTTGGAGTAGAGATATTGCTGACGGACCGGTACGGTGAGAAGGTGCTGGAGATAGGAGACTTTTCGGGATTTAGCCCCGATGTTATAAATGCGCCCGGTATAGATTTGCAAATCTGCGGGTATACGGTGGGATATTGGTATGTCAGGTATAACAAGGTCGCCGGAGAGAAACTGGCAAACGCAGAGAAACTGTTGGATGCAGCGTTTTCCCTTTTGACCAGGCTGGGAACTGAAACATATATGGGCAGAGAAGCTGTTTCCTATATGGAGAGGATGGATAAGAAGTCTGAGAAGGAGCGCTATCAGGGCGGATGCAATATGAAGGAGGATGTCCTGACGGGAGTATGCAGCAAGGCATATATTGAGAGCAGGATGAACGTGTTGGATCGCTCTGAGGTCGTACCGGTTGCGGTTGCACTTATTAATATTAATGACTGGAAGTTTGTATACGATAAATTCGGAGTGGAAAAGAGCGACAGCCTTATACAGCTCGTGGCTTCCATCGTTATGAATGAAGCGAGGGCAGAATACATCATCGGAAGGATCGAGGGCGATGTTTTTCTCGTGTTGATTCCTATGGCAGAAGAAAACGAGGCGGAGGAATATTGCAGGCGGGTGCAGGAGGCATGCTTGGCTTATGAAGGCGATACCGTGCTGGCACCGTCGGTTGCGGTGGGATTTGTTATTAAGACGAATGTGGAGGAACATATTCAGGATTTGATTTCCGATGCGGAATATGAGATGCTTCAGAATAAGATGGAGATAAAGAGTGCCGTGGGGTATCGGGAGAGATTAGAAAGAGGATTATAG
- a CDS encoding DUF3298 and DUF4163 domain-containing protein → MDIAGNKEASQAINNYIRTFNLHGMSVEDAKKWADEDYITRGRDNWYGYDMQTVFSLKRADERVISFLVTASSYMGGAHPNTMEAALNFDPKTGNRLTLADVTTDERMAVKEITNAILEQTKQEKYTGMFFEGYESSVGDLLTEDTWYLGERGFHVIGNEYIISPHAAGILNFVIPYTEAGFLKEKYTII, encoded by the coding sequence GTGGATATTGCCGGAAATAAAGAGGCATCACAGGCGATCAACAATTATATCAGAACCTTTAATTTGCATGGAATGTCTGTGGAGGATGCGAAGAAATGGGCAGATGAGGATTATATAACCAGAGGCAGGGACAATTGGTACGGCTATGATATGCAAACGGTCTTTTCCCTGAAAAGGGCCGATGAAAGGGTCATCAGCTTTCTTGTGACTGCATCGTCTTATATGGGCGGAGCTCATCCCAATACGATGGAGGCAGCTTTGAACTTCGATCCAAAGACAGGAAACAGGCTGACGCTTGCGGATGTAACTACGGATGAAAGGATGGCGGTTAAGGAAATTACGAATGCAATTTTGGAGCAGACGAAGCAGGAGAAATATACGGGGATGTTTTTTGAAGGATATGAGAGCAGTGTCGGAGATTTGCTGACGGAGGACACTTGGTATCTGGGAGAGAGAGGCTTTCATGTTATCGGGAATGAGTATATTATTTCGCCTCATGCGGCGGGGATTTTGAATTTTGTGATTCCGTATACGGAGGCGGGATTTTTAAAGGAGAAGTATACCATCATTTGA
- a CDS encoding co-chaperone GroES produces MKLVPLGDRVILKQLIAEETTKSGIVLPGQNKEKPQQAEVVAVGPGGMIDGKEVKMEVKVGDNVIYSKYAGTDVKIEEEEFIIVKQSDILAVIQ; encoded by the coding sequence ATGAAATTAGTACCATTGGGCGACAGAGTAATTTTGAAACAGTTGATTGCAGAAGAAACAACCAAATCGGGTATTGTTCTTCCCGGACAGAATAAGGAGAAGCCCCAGCAGGCAGAAGTAGTTGCGGTGGGACCCGGCGGAATGATCGACGGTAAGGAAGTTAAGATGGAAGTAAAGGTCGGCGATAATGTTATTTATTCCAAATATGCAGGAACGGATGTCAAGATCGAAGAGGAAGAATTTATCATTGTAAAGCAGAGTGATATTTTGGCAGTTATTCAGTAA
- a CDS encoding AraC family transcriptional regulator, whose protein sequence is MQVTEIITDDTLRETRTHGSSDFQFEYYFDDIKKFNKQYVEWHWHNEIEIIFVDRGPIDCLIGNERIRIHAGDGMFINSGIIHRFESPATGHMPNILFTPEFIAPSASLVYKKYVYPIISSNCSYVLLKSNVAWQADILNTLHRIYEEAQTRGLMRELTLQTLVCSMWSELFVQIQSSLSQRNAEGNIFIQPRLQMMLQFISEEYSRKISLKDIAASANISKSEALRCFHFGVQTTPVNYLIEYRLNRAREALSTTKSTVTAVALSTGFDNVGYFCRLFKKTYGISPKAFQKR, encoded by the coding sequence ATGCAGGTCACAGAAATCATTACGGATGATACCTTACGGGAAACACGAACTCATGGAAGCTCAGATTTTCAATTCGAATATTACTTTGATGATATTAAGAAATTCAATAAACAGTATGTGGAATGGCACTGGCACAACGAAATTGAAATCATTTTCGTAGACCGGGGCCCCATCGATTGCCTGATTGGAAATGAGCGTATCCGCATCCATGCCGGTGACGGTATGTTCATTAACAGCGGCATCATCCACCGTTTCGAATCACCTGCCACTGGGCATATGCCTAATATCTTATTTACCCCCGAGTTCATCGCTCCCAGCGCCTCTCTCGTATATAAGAAATATGTATATCCCATCATATCCTCTAACTGCTCCTACGTCTTATTAAAGTCCAATGTGGCATGGCAGGCAGATATTCTGAATACGCTGCACCGCATTTATGAAGAAGCGCAGACTCGGGGACTGATGCGGGAACTCACCCTGCAAACCCTTGTCTGCTCCATGTGGTCCGAATTATTTGTACAAATACAAAGCTCTTTGTCTCAAAGAAACGCAGAAGGAAATATTTTCATCCAGCCTCGTTTACAAATGATGCTGCAATTCATATCCGAGGAATATTCCCGGAAGATATCTCTCAAGGATATCGCCGCTTCCGCCAATATAAGCAAGAGCGAGGCACTTCGCTGCTTCCACTTTGGCGTCCAGACGACGCCTGTCAATTATTTGATTGAATACCGCTTAAACCGGGCCAGGGAAGCGCTGTCAACAACCAAAAGCACCGTTACCGCCGTCGCTTTGAGTACGGGCTTCGATAATGTGGGGTATTTCTGCAGACTTTTCAAAAAGACCTACGGAATATCTCCCAAGGCTTTTCAAAAACGATGA
- a CDS encoding MFS transporter produces MKNGYKKTINACFIAYIVQAIVNNFVPLLFLTFQNSYEIPLAKITMLITINFGIQLLVDMLSVGFVDKIGYRASMLLAHIFVAAGLISLTILPELFFDPFIGLLMAVIIYAVGGGILEVLVSPVMEACPTDNKEKAMSLLHSFYCWGHVGVVLISTIFFRAFGISNWKLLALVWAFIPVINAVIFAKAPIASLIGEGETGLTIKELFSKKIFWVLMLMMVCAGASEQAVSQWASTFAENGLGVSKTVGDLAGPMSFATMMGISRVFYGKYGEKINLDRFMGYSVLLCAVSYLGISLIPVPALGLVGCALCGLSVGILWPGTFSKAAAAIRGGGTAMFALLALAGDLGCSGGPTVVGIVSSYFGDNLKVGILAAIVFPILLLFGIAGSRKLKEA; encoded by the coding sequence ATGAAGAACGGCTATAAGAAAACGATCAACGCCTGTTTCATTGCATATATAGTACAGGCGATCGTGAATAATTTTGTTCCGCTGCTATTTCTGACCTTTCAAAATAGCTACGAAATACCCCTTGCGAAAATCACCATGCTCATTACCATCAATTTTGGTATCCAGCTTCTGGTGGACATGCTGTCCGTGGGTTTTGTGGACAAAATTGGCTATAGGGCATCTATGCTGCTTGCCCATATTTTCGTGGCTGCCGGTTTGATATCCCTTACGATATTGCCGGAGTTATTTTTCGACCCGTTTATCGGACTGCTCATGGCGGTAATAATTTATGCGGTAGGAGGCGGGATTCTTGAAGTGCTGGTAAGTCCGGTGATGGAGGCCTGTCCTACGGATAATAAGGAAAAGGCAATGAGTCTGCTGCATTCCTTCTATTGCTGGGGACATGTGGGAGTAGTTCTGATTTCCACGATATTCTTCCGCGCGTTCGGTATCTCTAATTGGAAACTGTTGGCGCTGGTATGGGCGTTTATCCCGGTTATAAACGCAGTGATATTTGCAAAGGCTCCTATCGCCTCGCTTATCGGAGAAGGTGAAACGGGACTGACGATAAAGGAGCTTTTTTCCAAGAAGATATTCTGGGTGCTGATGCTTATGATGGTATGTGCGGGAGCCAGCGAGCAGGCGGTCAGCCAGTGGGCATCCACCTTTGCGGAAAATGGCCTGGGAGTGAGCAAGACAGTGGGAGATTTGGCAGGGCCTATGTCTTTTGCTACAATGATGGGTATATCGAGAGTATTCTATGGAAAATACGGCGAAAAAATTAACCTGGACCGCTTTATGGGATACAGCGTACTGTTGTGTGCAGTGTCCTATCTTGGCATATCGCTCATACCCGTTCCGGCGCTGGGATTGGTAGGATGTGCGTTATGCGGACTTTCGGTGGGAATTCTCTGGCCCGGCACGTTCAGCAAGGCAGCAGCGGCTATCCGCGGCGGAGGAACGGCGATGTTCGCTCTGCTGGCGCTGGCAGGCGACTTGGGCTGCTCGGGCGGGCCAACGGTGGTAGGAATAGTTTCCAGCTATTTCGGAGACAATTTGAAAGTCGGTATTTTGGCTGCGATCGTATTCCCTATTCTGCTGCTTTTTGGAATTGCGGGTAGCAGGAAACTGAAAGAAGCATAA
- a CDS encoding GGDEF domain-containing protein — MNIILVILPVGWLNGGRGNSSATAYLFLIMIGIILLYENRLRKILLVILGLTVAVLFYIEYRFPEILKVYDYDMLFMDRLIQLPITLVGGFLILTLYSDTYIREREKLNEYSIQLREANEKLEYLASKDVLTNISNRRIFDIKLEGIIDTKEHFEKEIYIVLFDVDLFKEINDSYGHSTGDRVLSEIARGLNPLLNKESLLSRWGGDEFSIIYYGTEEGVISTVDKLNKILKGIKLDYDKEVTVSIGITKMQETDTMSKVFKRVDKGLYKSKSEGRNKYSII, encoded by the coding sequence TTGAATATTATCTTAGTGATTCTTCCTGTTGGCTGGCTGAACGGCGGAAGAGGGAACAGCAGTGCAACGGCATATTTGTTCTTGATTATGATAGGTATTATCCTGCTTTATGAGAATAGGCTCAGAAAAATACTTTTAGTTATTTTGGGACTGACGGTAGCGGTTTTGTTTTATATCGAGTATCGATTTCCTGAGATATTGAAGGTCTATGATTATGATATGCTGTTTATGGATAGGCTCATACAGCTTCCGATAACCTTAGTCGGAGGTTTTCTGATCCTTACTCTGTATTCCGATACATATATCAGGGAGAGGGAGAAGTTGAACGAGTATAGTATACAGCTTCGGGAGGCGAACGAGAAGCTGGAGTATCTGGCGAGTAAAGACGTGCTTACCAATATTAGCAATAGGCGTATCTTTGATATAAAACTGGAAGGGATTATCGATACGAAGGAGCATTTTGAAAAAGAGATTTATATCGTGCTGTTCGATGTGGATTTATTTAAGGAAATAAATGATAGTTACGGTCACAGCACGGGGGACAGGGTGTTGAGCGAGATTGCCAGAGGGCTGAATCCCCTGCTGAATAAAGAATCTCTTCTTTCCAGGTGGGGAGGAGATGAATTTTCTATCATTTATTATGGCACTGAGGAAGGTGTGATCAGTACGGTCGATAAATTGAATAAAATATTAAAGGGAATAAAACTGGACTATGATAAGGAAGTAACGGTAAGCATAGGTATAACCAAGATGCAGGAAACGGATACTATGAGCAAGGTGTTCAAAAGAGTGGATAAGGGACTGTATAAATCGAAGTCGGAGGGCAGGAATAAGTATTCTATCATATAA
- a CDS encoding glycerophosphodiester phosphodiesterase family protein, translated as MTVIISIIIILAVLYLLAIMPRMVHKPDKTPFMGVLYAHRGLHDNEGDAPENSLKALKKAIDRGFGVELDVQLTKDKIPVVFHDFTLKRVCGEEGKVSDYTYDELQQFHLYRSDEKIPRFEDFLKLADGKIPLIVELKIEWTDVSVCELADRLLKEYKGAYCIESFNPLGLIWYKKHRKEVMRGQLSDVFKKENGLKGPLYFSLEHLLLNCVTKPDFIAYNHKYHRMPSRWICRRLFGNLAVAWTIKTQQQLDMRKKDFDLFIFDSFIPEKRVK; from the coding sequence ATGACAGTGATAATCAGCATTATAATAATTTTAGCGGTACTATATTTATTGGCTATCATGCCCCGTATGGTGCACAAGCCTGATAAGACTCCTTTTATGGGAGTCTTATACGCGCATAGAGGGTTGCACGATAACGAAGGAGACGCTCCTGAAAATTCATTAAAGGCATTAAAAAAGGCGATAGACAGAGGCTTCGGGGTGGAGCTCGACGTGCAGCTTACCAAGGACAAGATACCCGTCGTATTCCATGATTTCACGCTTAAGAGAGTGTGCGGTGAGGAAGGGAAAGTTTCGGACTATACGTATGATGAGCTTCAGCAGTTTCATCTGTACCGTTCCGATGAGAAGATACCGAGGTTCGAGGATTTTCTGAAACTGGCGGACGGTAAGATTCCTTTGATTGTGGAACTTAAAATTGAATGGACGGATGTTTCCGTCTGTGAGCTGGCTGACAGGCTGTTGAAGGAGTATAAGGGAGCCTATTGTATAGAATCCTTTAATCCGCTCGGACTTATCTGGTATAAGAAGCACCGCAAGGAGGTTATGCGGGGGCAACTTTCGGATGTATTTAAGAAGGAAAATGGTCTGAAGGGGCCGCTGTACTTTTCTTTGGAGCATTTGCTCCTGAATTGTGTAACGAAACCGGATTTTATTGCATATAATCATAAATATCATAGAATGCCATCCAGATGGATATGCAGAAGATTGTTTGGGAATCTTGCGGTGGCGTGGACTATAAAGACACAGCAGCAGCTCGATATGAGGAAGAAGGACTTCGATTTATTTATTTTTGATAGCTTCATTCCTGAAAAAAGAGTTAAATGA